In Rhodothermaceae bacterium, the genomic stretch TTGCGCGCCTCCGAGATTGAATCGCAGGCCAAAGCCAGAGGATGGGCAGACCGAGTGCTTGCAGATTTGGGAGAGCGGGATCAGGCGCGTCTGGATCTGGATCCGCGGCCACCTTACGAGGGCGATATTACTTTGTTGTTACCCCCAGGGCAAAACGCGGAGGAGGTACTGTTGGCCGTGCAATCAATGGATTTGCCGGATGATGTCTCAATCAAGGCACAGCGTGTTGAGACGCAATTAGAGCAGTTATTGACTGTCAGTGATGCGGATCTGCTGATTGATCTGGTTAGTGAAGATCGCCGTGATGCAGAACAGGTTGTCGGGCGTGTCCAGCAGTTGTTGGAGGCGCGCCCGGAATTGGTGAATGTACGACGTACGGATGCCGCTTCCGTGCCAACCTACCAATTGACCTTCAAGCGAGACATGATGAACCGTTACGGTGTTCATGCCAGAACGTTGACCTCATATCTTGAGGCCGGTGCTCGGGGAAGTGAAGCTACGACCCTTAAAACCGTGAATGAGGAGGTCCCGATTGTATTGCGCTCACGTCATATTGATTCGATTGAGCGGCTGTTGGCCGAACAAATTCCTGCACGTGATGGCTTAATGCCCATCGGGACTTTTGTAACAGCAGAATCAATCCCCCTGCCTGCGGCGCTTGTGCGGGTGGAACAGTCTTCCGTTGTCCGACTCACAGCCGACATTGGGCAGGGATATGATCTGGGGCGGGCAATGGGTGCAGTCACCGATGTAACAAGTAGGACATTACCAATCACAGTACGTAGCCGTGTGGGCGGCTCTGTGGAGGTATTTCAACAAAGTTTGTTTGGTGTAGCTTTGAGTTTGGCACTGAGCTTATTGCTCGTGTATCTGATTCTTGCAGCGCAGTTCGAAAACCTGATTCAGCCGCTCATTATTCTGATCTCTGTGCCATTGGCAGCAGCGGGAGTTGCTTTTGTCCTTGGACTCACGGGGCAGTCGATCAATCTGATGAGCCTCATGGGAACCGTGGTACTCGTTGGAATTGTGGTGAATGATGCAATTATCAAGACTGATTTCATCAATCAGCGGCGCGCCGCAGGCATACCGATCCGCGAGGCCATTATGGCTGCGGGACATGATCGTGTACGGCCGATCCTCATGACGACCATCACAACGGTTCTGGGGTTATTGCCGTTGGCGATGGGTTTTGGTCAGGGGGCGGAGCTGCGTGCACCACTGGCTATTGCGATCGTTGGTGGCCTAACTAGCGCGTCCGTGCTGACCCTCTTTATCGTTCCGGTGCTCTACAGCATCCTCGCCCGCATGAAATAGCTACGTAGTTCCTTACTTCCGCTTGTATCTTACAAAATCCTATAGAAGGACGTTTCTGTCTGATTTGCGCTACGTTAGTGTTCATCTTTCCAGCACCCTATAGCCTTATCTGACGGTCGTCCTGCTGTACTAGGGATGCGGATAAAGTACGTGTTGGAGTGATCAAAGAAGTTGAAGACGATCGGCAAATGTTGGAAGTGTTTTCTTTTTGTAGTGATCCTGAAGCTGAGGACAATTGGTAAGGCGCCGAGGGGGTGAGCATTGATGGACGAAACGGAGAGTGAATGACAGATCGTTGAAGATTTTCAGGTATTCAAGATCGTTATATCTTCCCAACGCAAGCTCGCAAAATTCGCTCATTACCACTTTAATTTCGCAAACTTGCGTTTAGTTGTTTTAGCAACTCCCGGCCCTTTTCCGTCAGTCGGTACTTCTGTTTGCTGCTGCGAGGTTTGTCGGGAACGGTCATTTCCAGCCACCGGGCATCAAGTAGAGGTTGGAGGTAGTTTGTCCGGAAAGTCTTTAGATGTGTCAATCTTACCAGGGTCATGATCTCCCTCGCCGTGCGGGGTACCCTGCAATGCCAGACAACTTGTGCGGTCACTTGTGCGGTCACGTCCTCCAATATGTTGGCAAGCGGCTTTAAGGCGTCGTTCGAAAAGATTTTAGGGTCTACCTTAGACTTGCTCTCGACTTGGGTGGTCTCCTGCTCTCGACTGGGCCCGGACTTGGTATCAACTTGTGCGGTCGCTCTGGGAAAAGTCATGCTCACCCACGACTCCGAAACCTCAATCAGGGCCTCAGGAACCCCATGTTCACGACACAGGTTACGAATACGCCGGATGCCGGAACCGATCTTTTCAACAGCATCCATTCGGTGCAGAATGTCAAACAAAAGCGGATTGCGTGGAATGCTCTTAATACCAAGGTCCGATTCAGTCATGCCGGCAGGCAATCCACCCGGGCTGACGATCTCTAGCCGATCCGTGAAAAGATATATCTGTACATTGGCGGTGGAGCGGTAGTCTCGGTGAGCCAGAGCGTTGACAACCGCCTCACGAATAGCCTCTTCGGGGATTTCTGGGCGCTCTTCCCGCTTCACGTGTTTAATGATGTACTCAATATTGATCTTGGAAAGAATCCAAGCCATCACGTCTTCAATCATCGAATAGACATCGCCATGGAAGTCGCGCCTGTCAAGAATGCGCACTTTGTCGGTTCCCATGAATAGAGCGCAGGCTAAATCGGCACTGATATTGAACTTGCGAATGTCTTGGGCCAGCAACCAAGCGCCAGCGTGTGTCATCCGGCCATTTTCGTCGATCAGATGCAGGTTACGCAACGCAGTCACCGGTTCCATCTCAGCGGGAATCTTGGCGCGGCGTCGAAATAGGAGCCAGTTCTCTCCATCCAAATCTCTCTCCAATGAAAACTTATCGCACGGAGTTTCGACGAAATAGATCAGCCCTTCCTTATAGAAGAACTCTCGGATCTCCTGCCTCGACATTTGCTGACTACTGGCTCCCTGACGGATAAAAAACTTTCCTCCAAAGGAGTAAGGCTTGTTGCGCTGGGCCGGGACCCTTACTCAAAGCACCTCGCCTGCACTTTCGATTTCCACCGCAACGGGAGGGTCGGCGGAACGGGCGATTGACTGGATTTCGGATTTCAGGCGATTGTGATTGGCAACTCCACATAGGTCGCCATTGTCTTCCACGCCAAGAAGAATCGTTCCGCCGGTAGCATTGGCAAAGGCGCATATCTCGCGTCCGAGTCCAGAAGTGCTGGAGCGTTTGAACTCAGTTGTAAACCCTTCACCGAGAGCAATCAGTTCAGAA encodes the following:
- a CDS encoding ATP-binding protein, with translation MNPKGLSELIALGEGFTTEFKRSSTSGLGREICAFANATGGTILLGVEDNGDLCGVANHNRLKSEIQSIARSADPPVAVEIESAGEVL